A single region of the Thermococcus paralvinellae genome encodes:
- a CDS encoding Maf-like protein yields the protein MFILASQSPRRREILGRFFENFKVVPSNADENVIGENPREKAIEVARRKAWEVYNRTGGTVVGADTIVVLENKVLGKPKDKEEAKKMLKLLGGKVHEVITGYCIIHKGKEITGFEVTKVKFRELSEEEIEWYVGTGEPLDKAGAYAIQGKAAIFIEWIHGDFYNVVGLPIKVVLELKKLGFPLKQF from the coding sequence ATGTTCATATTAGCATCTCAAAGCCCAAGACGAAGGGAAATTTTGGGGAGATTCTTTGAGAACTTTAAGGTAGTGCCAAGTAACGCTGATGAAAACGTTATTGGGGAAAACCCACGAGAGAAGGCAATTGAAGTCGCAAGGAGAAAGGCGTGGGAAGTGTACAACAGAACGGGAGGCACTGTTGTTGGAGCTGATACAATAGTTGTCCTTGAGAACAAAGTCCTTGGGAAACCCAAAGATAAAGAAGAAGCAAAGAAAATGCTTAAGCTATTAGGCGGAAAGGTTCACGAGGTTATCACAGGCTACTGCATAATCCACAAAGGAAAGGAGATTACCGGCTTTGAAGTCACGAAAGTTAAGTTTAGGGAGCTTAGTGAGGAAGAAATTGAGTGGTATGTAGGCACGGGAGAGCCTTTAGACAAAGCTGGAGCCTATGCAATCCAAGGAAAAGCTGCCATTTTCATAGAGTGGATTCATGGAGACTTTTACAATGTTGTCGGCTTGCCAATTAAAGTTGTGCTCGAGCTTAAAAAGCTGGGATTTCCGTTAAAGCAGTTCTGA
- a CDS encoding ATP/GTP-binding protein codes for MIIVFTGTAGSGKTTITTRFGKYLAEKGYEVGYVNLDTGVKKLLYKPDIDVRKTITVEKIMKEGYGPNGAIVESYDRLMPHIDEYIAGILELKQKKDYVIIDTPGQMETFLFHEFGVKLMENLPEPLVVYLFSPEILRKLHDYCFVRFFALMIDLRLGATTIPAMNKIDTIDDLERHKKYIEDLEYLTTRLKLDPSTHGLLAYKLCTFLPEVSPPIRILYLSAKTREGFEDLETVAYEHYCTCGDLT; via the coding sequence GTGATAATAGTCTTTACTGGAACTGCAGGGAGTGGAAAAACTACAATAACCACTAGGTTTGGAAAATATTTGGCTGAGAAGGGATATGAGGTTGGTTATGTGAACTTGGATACAGGAGTCAAGAAGCTGCTCTACAAACCCGATATAGATGTGAGAAAAACTATAACTGTTGAGAAGATAATGAAAGAAGGCTATGGTCCTAATGGAGCAATTGTGGAGAGTTATGATAGATTAATGCCACATATTGATGAATACATTGCTGGTATTTTAGAACTCAAGCAGAAAAAAGATTATGTTATCATTGATACGCCAGGGCAAATGGAAACATTTCTTTTTCACGAATTTGGAGTTAAACTGATGGAAAATCTGCCAGAACCACTTGTTGTCTATTTATTCAGTCCAGAAATTTTAAGGAAGCTACATGACTACTGCTTTGTCCGTTTTTTTGCCTTAATGATTGATTTAAGGCTCGGAGCAACAACAATTCCAGCAATGAACAAAATTGATACCATTGATGACTTAGAGAGGCATAAAAAGTACATTGAGGATTTGGAGTATTTAACAACTAGACTAAAACTTGATCCTTCAACGCATGGGTTATTAGCTTACAAGTTATGTACATTTCTACCAGAAGTTTCTCCACCTATCAGGATCTTGTATCTTTCTGCAAAGACTAGAGAGGGATTTGAAGATTTAGAAACTGTTGCGTATGAGCACTATTGCACTTGTGGAGATTTAACTTAG
- a CDS encoding PHP domain-containing protein, with protein MQVFRMIDLHTHTQYSDGIGMIRDNVAEAERKGLRLVGISDHIHHFTPKKFNTYISEIEQIKKESEITVLAGIEANIFTTGVDITSEMAKKLDYVIASAHVWLDPEGINVYLDLIKIAIQDENVDIIGHFGNVFPYIGYPSYEEYLEIVELAEEYGKAFEISSRYRVPELDFIKLCIRRGIKLTFASDAHIPSDVGAIRWSEKVFKKAGGTREDLLFSELL; from the coding sequence ATGCAGGTTTTTAGAATGATAGACCTGCACACCCATACTCAATATTCTGATGGCATTGGAATGATTAGAGATAATGTTGCTGAAGCGGAGAGAAAAGGGCTTAGGCTAGTTGGTATAAGCGATCACATTCACCATTTCACTCCCAAAAAATTCAATACATACATTTCTGAGATTGAACAGATAAAGAAAGAGAGTGAAATTACTGTTCTAGCTGGGATTGAAGCTAACATCTTCACAACAGGCGTTGATATAACCAGCGAAATGGCAAAAAAGCTTGATTATGTTATTGCTTCCGCCCACGTATGGCTTGATCCTGAAGGAATTAACGTGTATCTTGATTTAATTAAAATAGCAATTCAAGACGAAAATGTAGACATAATTGGACATTTTGGAAACGTTTTCCCCTATATCGGATACCCAAGCTATGAGGAGTATTTAGAAATTGTTGAGCTCGCCGAAGAGTACGGCAAAGCCTTTGAAATCAGCTCCCGCTACAGAGTTCCAGAGCTGGATTTCATTAAGCTGTGCATCAGAAGGGGAATTAAGCTGACATTTGCAAGTGATGCCCATATTCCCAGTGATGTTGGGGCTATTAGGTGGAGCGAAAAGGTCTTCAAAAAAGCTGGTGGAACAAGGGAGGACTTGCTATTTTCAGAACTGCTTTAA
- a CDS encoding PINc/VapC family ATPase, which yields MKVFVADTSVIVDGRLTQYLESLGEKVKVIIPEAVIAEIEHQANEGKAIGHVGLEELKKLRKMADENKILLEFYGERPELWQIRRAKAGEIDHMVREVARELNAVLITGDQVQRDIAIAKGIEVVYLTGRKEVKHRLEDFFDEHTMSVHLKAGIRPLAKKGKPGEWRLVPIRDEPLTDEELEEIADDIVERAKRDPESFIELDEPGATVVQLRNYRIVIARPPFADRIEITAVRPITKLSIEDYELSDKLLERLTDKAQGILIAGAPGEGKTTFAQALAEYYASMGKIVKTMEKPRDLQVSEEITQYTALGGRMEKTGDVLLLVRPDYTIFDEMRKTSDFKIYADLRLAGVGMVGVVHATKPIDAIQRFIGRVELGMIPQIVDTVIFIKAGKVDKVLTLEYKVKVPSGMTEEDLARPVIEVRDFETGELEYEIYTYGEEISVVPVKKKEKPPAMKLAEKKLKQEIKKFLPDVYTEVELVSPHKAVIYADEFDIPAIIGKKGKRITEIEKRLGISIDVRSFEEKMKEMPKEKIPVEVEEKKKQIVLRVSSDYAKKPLKFFGGEQYVFTATPSKKGIVKVNKNTPIGRELKRLLEAGIEIWASL from the coding sequence ATGAAAGTATTCGTTGCAGATACAAGTGTGATTGTAGACGGGAGGTTGACTCAATATTTAGAGAGTCTAGGTGAGAAAGTTAAAGTAATCATTCCAGAAGCAGTTATAGCTGAGATTGAACATCAAGCTAACGAAGGCAAAGCAATAGGACATGTGGGACTGGAGGAGCTTAAGAAGCTAAGGAAGATGGCAGATGAAAATAAAATTTTGCTTGAATTTTATGGAGAGAGACCAGAACTCTGGCAGATTAGAAGAGCAAAGGCGGGAGAAATAGACCACATGGTCAGAGAAGTCGCGAGAGAGCTTAATGCAGTCCTCATTACCGGAGATCAAGTTCAAAGGGATATTGCCATAGCCAAGGGAATTGAGGTTGTCTATCTAACAGGCAGAAAAGAGGTTAAACATCGCTTGGAAGACTTCTTTGACGAACACACCATGAGTGTTCATCTTAAGGCGGGAATAAGACCATTAGCCAAGAAAGGAAAGCCTGGTGAATGGCGTTTAGTTCCAATTAGAGATGAACCACTAACGGACGAGGAGCTTGAGGAAATAGCAGATGATATAGTTGAAAGGGCAAAGAGAGATCCGGAGTCTTTCATTGAACTTGATGAGCCAGGAGCAACTGTTGTTCAGCTCAGAAACTATCGTATTGTGATAGCAAGGCCACCATTTGCTGACAGAATTGAAATTACAGCGGTTAGACCAATTACAAAGCTCAGCATTGAAGATTACGAGCTCTCAGATAAGCTTTTGGAAAGATTAACAGACAAAGCCCAAGGGATACTTATTGCAGGTGCTCCTGGGGAAGGTAAGACAACCTTTGCCCAAGCTTTGGCTGAATACTATGCCTCAATGGGTAAAATAGTTAAGACAATGGAAAAGCCGAGAGACTTGCAAGTAAGCGAGGAGATAACTCAATATACAGCTCTTGGTGGCAGAATGGAAAAAACAGGAGATGTTTTGCTCCTAGTCAGACCAGATTACACGATATTCGACGAAATGAGAAAAACAAGTGATTTCAAAATTTACGCTGACCTAAGATTAGCTGGCGTTGGCATGGTTGGTGTGGTTCATGCCACTAAGCCTATTGATGCAATTCAACGTTTCATTGGAAGGGTTGAATTGGGTATGATACCGCAGATAGTTGATACAGTGATTTTCATCAAGGCTGGAAAAGTTGACAAGGTTCTGACGCTTGAGTATAAGGTTAAGGTGCCAAGCGGAATGACGGAGGAAGACTTGGCAAGACCAGTAATTGAAGTCAGAGACTTTGAGACCGGAGAGCTTGAATATGAAATCTACACCTACGGTGAAGAGATAAGTGTTGTTCCAGTGAAAAAGAAGGAAAAGCCACCAGCTATGAAATTAGCAGAGAAGAAGCTCAAGCAAGAAATCAAAAAATTCCTGCCAGATGTTTATACTGAAGTCGAGCTTGTAAGCCCGCACAAAGCAGTGATCTATGCAGATGAGTTTGACATTCCGGCAATAATTGGAAAGAAGGGCAAAAGAATCACAGAGATTGAGAAGAGATTGGGCATAAGCATTGACGTGAGGAGCTTTGAAGAGAAGATGAAGGAGATGCCAAAAGAGAAGATACCAGTTGAGGTAGAAGAAAAGAAGAAGCAGATTGTCTTGAGAGTTTCATCAGATTATGCAAAGAAGCCTTTGAAGTTCTTCGGTGGAGAGCAGTATGTGTTCACAGCAACGCCCTCAAAGAAGGGCATAGTTAAGGTGAACAAGAACACACCAATTGGAAGGGAGCTTAAGCGCTTGCTTGAAGCTGGAATTGAAATTTGGGCTTCCCTTTGA
- the minD gene encoding cell division ATPase MinD produces the protein MGRLISIVSGKGGTGKTTTTANLAIALGKYEQKVCAVDADLTMANLSLVMGLDDVDVTIHDVLAGEAKIEDAIYPTKYENVEVVPAAVDWENVIKADPRNLPKVIGPLKNRFDFVLIDCPAGLQMDAMSAMLSSEEAIIVTNPEISCMTDSMKVGVVLKKAGLVILGFILNRYGRSENDIPPDVAEEVMEIPLLAVIPEDPAVREATLEGIPVVAYKPKSKGAKAFLQLAEKIIEIGKWVSQK, from the coding sequence ATGGGAAGATTGATTTCAATTGTTTCAGGTAAAGGAGGAACCGGAAAAACAACCACCACAGCTAATCTTGCGATTGCTCTTGGCAAATATGAGCAAAAAGTTTGTGCTGTTGATGCTGACTTGACTATGGCAAACTTAAGTTTGGTTATGGGTCTTGATGACGTTGATGTCACAATTCATGATGTTCTTGCAGGAGAGGCAAAGATAGAAGATGCCATATACCCTACCAAATACGAGAATGTTGAAGTTGTTCCTGCAGCAGTTGATTGGGAAAATGTGATAAAAGCTGACCCTAGAAACTTGCCCAAAGTTATAGGACCTCTGAAAAATAGATTTGATTTCGTTTTAATTGATTGTCCCGCAGGTCTCCAAATGGATGCTATGAGTGCAATGCTCAGTAGTGAGGAAGCAATTATAGTTACAAACCCTGAAATATCTTGTATGACAGATTCAATGAAAGTAGGTGTTGTATTAAAAAAAGCAGGCTTAGTTATATTGGGATTTATCCTAAATCGTTATGGGAGAAGTGAAAATGACATACCCCCAGATGTCGCTGAAGAAGTCATGGAAATACCCCTTTTAGCTGTAATCCCAGAAGATCCTGCAGTTAGGGAAGCCACACTTGAGGGGATCCCTGTTGTTGCTTACAAACCAAAGTCTAAAGGAGCAAAGGCATTTCTGCAATTAGCAGAAAAAATAATTGAAATTGGAAAATGGGTGAGTCAAAAGTGA